One Flavobacterium sp. 90 DNA segment encodes these proteins:
- the serC gene encoding 3-phosphoserine/phosphohydroxythreonine transaminase has protein sequence MKKHNYSAGPSILPQEVFEKASKAILDFNDSGLSILEISHRSKDFVAVMDEARSLALELLGLEGKGYQALFLQGGASTAFLMAPYNLLKEGGKAAYLDSGTWATAAIKEAKNFGETVVVASSKEENYNHIPKGYTIPSDADYFHCTSNNTIFGTQMKDFPATNVPVVCDMSSDIFSRDLDFSKFDLIYAGAQKNMGPAGTTLVVVKEEILEKSGRTIPSMLDYAKHIKAESMYNTPPVFAVYVSLLTLQWIKAKGGVAAVEKLNDAKADLLYAEIDRNPLFKGAAAVEDRSKMNVTFLLNNADHTATFDALWKEAGISGLPGHRSVGGYRASIYNAMPIESVQVLVDVMKALESKV, from the coding sequence ATGAAAAAACACAACTACAGCGCAGGACCAAGTATCTTACCTCAAGAAGTTTTTGAGAAAGCATCAAAAGCAATTTTAGATTTTAATGATTCAGGACTTTCTATTCTGGAAATTTCGCACCGAAGCAAAGATTTCGTTGCAGTTATGGATGAAGCGCGATCCCTTGCTTTAGAATTATTAGGCCTTGAAGGAAAAGGATATCAAGCCTTATTTTTACAAGGTGGAGCAAGTACAGCATTCTTAATGGCTCCGTATAATTTATTGAAAGAAGGCGGAAAAGCTGCTTACCTAGATTCCGGAACCTGGGCAACTGCTGCTATAAAAGAAGCAAAAAACTTTGGAGAAACTGTTGTTGTAGCTTCTTCAAAAGAAGAAAATTACAACCATATTCCAAAAGGTTACACAATTCCTAGTGATGCTGATTATTTTCACTGCACTAGTAACAATACTATTTTTGGAACTCAAATGAAAGATTTCCCAGCAACTAATGTTCCAGTTGTTTGCGATATGAGTTCTGATATTTTTTCACGTGATTTAGATTTCTCTAAATTTGATTTAATCTATGCCGGAGCTCAAAAAAATATGGGGCCTGCAGGAACTACTTTAGTAGTTGTTAAGGAAGAAATCTTAGAGAAATCAGGAAGAACTATTCCAAGTATGTTAGATTACGCTAAACATATTAAAGCAGAAAGTATGTACAATACTCCTCCTGTTTTTGCAGTTTATGTTTCGTTATTGACTTTACAATGGATCAAAGCTAAAGGCGGAGTTGCTGCTGTTGAGAAATTAAACGACGCAAAAGCCGATTTACTTTATGCTGAAATCGACAGAAACCCATTATTCAAAGGTGCTGCAGCGGTTGAAGATCGTTCTAAAATGAATGTTACTTTCTTATTAAACAACGCTGATCATACAGCTACGTTTGACGCTTTATGGAAAGAAGCAGGAATTTCAGGATTGCCAGGACACCGTTCTGTGGGTGGTTACAGAGCTTCTATTTACAACGCTATGCCTATCGAAAGTGTTCAGGTATTGGTTGATGTAATGAAAGCTTTGGAATCTAAAGTTTAG
- a CDS encoding D-2-hydroxyacid dehydrogenase produces the protein MKVLANDGISKSGILALEKGGFEVITTKVAQEQVANFVNENNVDVVLVRSATKVRKDIIDACPGLKIIGRGGVGMDNIDVDYAKSKGIHVINTPASSSESVAELVFGHLFSGVRFLHDSNRNMPLEGDSNFDGLKKAYANGTELRGKTLGIVGIGRIGQATAKMALGLGMKVIAADSFIPQVDVKVEFFDGQSITTTIVSQSLESLFKEADFITLHVPAQDGYIIGEKELAIMKDGVGIVNCARGGVIDEVALVKALDSGKVAFAGLDVFESEPKPEMAILMHTKISLTPHIGAATGEAQDRIGTELASQIITLLS, from the coding sequence ATGAAAGTATTAGCAAATGACGGAATTTCTAAAAGTGGAATTCTAGCCTTAGAAAAAGGTGGATTTGAAGTTATAACTACAAAAGTAGCTCAGGAACAAGTGGCTAATTTTGTGAATGAAAATAATGTTGACGTAGTTTTAGTTCGTTCTGCAACTAAAGTTCGTAAAGATATTATCGATGCTTGCCCGGGACTTAAAATTATTGGTCGTGGTGGTGTTGGTATGGATAATATCGATGTTGATTATGCAAAAAGCAAAGGAATTCACGTAATTAATACGCCGGCTTCATCATCAGAATCTGTTGCTGAATTGGTATTTGGACACTTGTTTTCTGGTGTTCGTTTCTTACATGATTCAAACAGAAATATGCCTCTTGAAGGGGATTCAAACTTTGATGGTTTGAAAAAAGCTTACGCAAACGGAACTGAATTAAGAGGCAAAACTTTAGGTATTGTTGGTATTGGTCGTATCGGGCAAGCTACAGCAAAAATGGCTCTTGGTTTAGGTATGAAAGTTATCGCTGCAGATAGTTTTATTCCGCAAGTAGATGTAAAAGTTGAGTTTTTTGATGGTCAGTCTATCACAACTACAATTGTTTCTCAATCATTAGAATCTTTATTTAAAGAAGCTGATTTTATTACATTACACGTTCCTGCTCAGGATGGTTACATCATTGGAGAAAAAGAATTGGCGATCATGAAAGATGGTGTTGGAATCGTAAACTGTGCTCGTGGTGGTGTTATTGACGAAGTTGCTTTAGTAAAAGCTTTAGACTCAGGAAAAGTTGCTTTTGCTGGTTTAGACGTTTTTGAAAGCGAGCCAAAACCAGAAATGGCGATCTTAATGCATACTAAAATTTCGTTGACTCCACACATTGGAGCTGCAACTGGAGAAGCACAAGACAGAATTGGAACAGAATTAGCGTCACAAATTATTACTTTGTTGAGCTAA
- a CDS encoding DUF6146 family protein yields MKNYAYIVVLLFTIVACSTTSKNNIASNNNPGHTPKVAVNDTVRIANDSLEYEVIIIDNGFSTWLASTALPRNYYSLSYLEIKNRLYVTEWNIRASQPQRYNPNLYEMTIDYRPEIHYGYEVNYLIYNYMIYFQNTYKQKLSGYVPMR; encoded by the coding sequence ATGAAAAATTACGCTTATATAGTAGTTCTCTTATTTACGATTGTTGCGTGTTCGACGACTTCAAAAAATAATATTGCATCTAATAACAATCCTGGACATACTCCAAAAGTTGCGGTAAACGATACTGTGCGAATTGCCAATGATTCTCTTGAATACGAAGTTATTATTATTGACAATGGTTTTAGCACGTGGCTAGCTTCAACAGCACTTCCAAGAAATTATTATTCATTATCTTATCTGGAAATCAAAAATAGATTGTATGTAACTGAGTGGAATATCAGAGCTTCTCAACCCCAAAGATATAACCCGAATCTGTATGAAATGACGATCGATTACCGACCTGAAATTCATTACGGATATGAAGTAAATTACCTGATTTACAATTATATGATTTATTTTCAAAATACTTACAAACAAAAGCTTTCGGGTTACGTTCCAATGCGATAA
- a CDS encoding DUF6787 family protein has protein sequence MNRLKKRWGITSNLQAIIILIVFAITGSASAYLSKPFCVWLGITKEDFGGWFTLIRLLIIFPIYQVLLVVIGTIFGQFRFFWNFEKKMLKNMGLGFLFKN, from the coding sequence ATGAATAGATTAAAGAAACGTTGGGGAATTACCTCAAATCTACAAGCCATTATCATTCTTATCGTTTTTGCCATTACTGGATCGGCATCTGCGTATTTGTCCAAACCTTTTTGCGTATGGCTTGGTATCACCAAAGAAGACTTTGGCGGTTGGTTTACTTTAATCCGTTTATTGATTATTTTTCCTATTTATCAGGTTTTATTAGTTGTAATAGGAACCATTTTCGGGCAATTTCGTTTTTTTTGGAATTTCGAAAAGAAAATGCTGAAAAATATGGGACTTGGATTTCTCTTCAAAAACTAA
- a CDS encoding phosphodiester glycosidase family protein: MKLKLGILVLAIVVLAIFVNAKLYTQDQFVVYKVDLKKQDLKLYWKNENGQNFGSILNLKNWTEKNNLSLSFAMNGGMYKKDNSPQGLYIEKKKVLSPLDTTKAEGNFYLKPNGVFYLTTGKMAEISTTEKFKNNGKIEYATQSGPMLVIDGEIHPDFKKGSANLNIRNGVGILPDGKVVFVLSKKEINFYDFANYFKSLGCKNALYLDGFVSRAYVPSENWIQTDGNFGVLFAVMEKKKKGN; encoded by the coding sequence TATACTCAAGATCAATTTGTAGTCTATAAAGTAGATCTTAAAAAGCAAGATTTGAAATTGTATTGGAAAAATGAGAACGGACAAAATTTTGGAAGTATTCTAAATCTGAAAAATTGGACAGAAAAGAATAATTTATCACTAAGTTTTGCGATGAATGGAGGAATGTATAAAAAGGACAATTCTCCACAAGGTCTTTATATCGAAAAAAAGAAGGTTTTATCTCCATTAGATACAACTAAAGCCGAAGGAAATTTCTATTTGAAACCTAACGGAGTATTTTATTTAACAACCGGAAAAATGGCTGAAATTTCTACAACTGAAAAATTTAAAAATAACGGTAAAATAGAATACGCGACACAATCCGGACCAATGTTGGTGATTGATGGTGAAATTCATCCTGATTTTAAGAAAGGGTCGGCTAATTTGAATATTAGAAATGGAGTTGGAATTTTACCAGACGGAAAAGTAGTATTTGTATTGTCTAAAAAAGAAATCAATTTCTACGATTTCGCCAATTATTTTAAAAGCTTGGGATGTAAAAATGCATTGTATCTCGATGGATTTGTGTCAAGAGCATATGTTCCGTCAGAAAATTGGATTCAGACTGATGGAAATTTTGGCGTATTATTTGCAGTAATGGAGAAAAAGAAAAAAGGAAATTAG